The segment ACCGACTGCACCAACCGGCTGCCCAGGTTGGGCAGCGCCGAAAGGACCCGTTCCCAGTTGGGTAACGGTGGAGTGCCCAAAGGATCGGCCACGAACTGCTCGCAACCTTCGGCCAAAGCCCGGGAAAAGGTTTCCACCGCTTCCTCTTCGGCGTGGCGATCAAAGGCCAGCCCGTTGAAGGTGGCCACCGCAAAAGAATCGGCCACCGCATCTTCGGCGTAACGCTGGTAGGCTACCCGCATGCTCTTGAAAGCACCCTCGTTAAGCACCACGCCGGCGGCGGAAAAGGTGCGCAGCAGGTGCTTGACGATGTCCACGGCCATGCGATGGAGGCCAGCACTGGCATCGTTGGGGGAAAGCTCCTGGTGCTTGTGATCGAAGCGGTCGGCCACGTCCACCTGGCAGATACGGCGGGGGGAGCGGTGCCGGAGGATTTCGAACAGCAGGCCAATTTCCAGCCCCCAATCCCCCGGAATGCGGACCCCGCGGGCCAAGTCAGTGGTAAAGCACAGCTCGCCGGAAAGGGGGTAGCGAAAGGCGGCCAGGTACGACAGGTAGGGGTGGCGGCCCACCACGTCCCCCAGGGCCTGGAGGAGGGGCCGAACCAGAAGCCGCGTGACCCGCCCGTGGAGCTGGTTGCTAAAACGGGCGTAGTAGGCCTTGGCAAAGTCAAAGGGCAGGAGCGGGTGCAGCACCGGGGTCACCAGGTTTGCCAACAGCGAACGGGAGTAGTCCAGCACATCCGCGTCGTGGAAGGCCACCGCTCGCGCCCGGCCCTCGGCGATGAGGTAGCCCAAGGCCATCCATACCGCGCGACCTTTACCCCTGGGGGCTAAACGTCCTATCCCGGCTTCGATTTCCCCCACCAGCTCTTGGATTTCTTCGGCGTCGTTCCAGAGCACCACGGTGCGGCAGGTAAGGTGGCCGAAGTAGTCCAACGCTCGGGCGAAGCCTTCGGCGTCGGCGCGATCCAAGGAGATGAGCAAGGTGTCAACGTACGGGGCGTGGTTCAGCTCTGCGAGGATTCCCGCCAAAGCCGGCTGTTCCAGCTCGGAGATGAGGCAGGGGATGACCAGCACCAGCGGAGTGGTTTGGGCAAAAACTGCCAGCTCTTGCTCCCGGGCTGCTAGGTCCCGGGAAACCAAGCGGGGAAGCGTGGTGATGGGTCCCCGTTGATGAAAATCGCTCATCGGGCGAGCCTCCAGGGTTCTGGCTAAACGGCAGTATAGACTACCGGCTGGGAGAGCTGCGGGTCGTGACCGTGCACGCTTTTTTGGCGCTGCTAGGGGGCCTGTTGGTGCTTGCCTTTGTGGCCGAGGGGGCCTTTAACCGCTTGCGCATCCCCCCGGTGCTGGTGCTCATGGCCTGCGGTTTTCTTTTGGGACCGGTGTTCAAGCTTTTGCCGGTGGCGGCTTTCTTAGAAGTAGCCCCACACTTTGGGGCGCTGGCTTTTCTTTTAATCCTTTTCGAAGGGGGGCTGGATTTGCACCTCCCGGAGGTCATCCATCGCTTTTCTTCGGGTGCCAGGCTCGCCAGCTTCGGCTTTGTGATGTCAGCTTTTTTCGCCGCCGGCGTGGGTTTAGCGTTTGGTTGGCCGCTTGCTTCAGCGGTGCTCTTTGGCTTGGTGGTGGCGCCCATTTCCGGGGCTGTGGTGCTGCCCCTGGCGCCAAGGCTTGGTCTTCCCCAGGGATTGGCCACTGTGGTGGTTTTGGAGGGGGCTTTGGCCGATGTGTTTGGGGTTCTCGGGGTGTCGGTGGCGTTGCAGTTCTTCACCGGCGGAGGCTTGGCCGGGCTTTTGGCCTTGGGCTCTCTGGCAGCGGCTGCCTTTAGCGTGTTGCTGGCGTTGGGGGTGGGGCTGGTTTGGCCTCACGCTTTGCGGGCTTTGCGGGAGCACAGCTACCTGGACGTCCTTACCTTTGGGGTGGCTCTGGCACTCTGGGGGGTGGTGGAAACCCTGGGCGCATCGGGAGCCCTGGCGGTGCTGGCCTTTGGGCTGACCCTGGCCAACGAACGGGAAATCCTGGGGCTTTTGAAGCTGCCGGGGGAAGGTGCTTTGGAGCTGGAAGCCGACGTCACCAGCTCGCTTCACCGGTTCATCGGACAGCTTACCTTTCTGGTGCGAACGTTCTTCTTCGTCTTCTTGGGCGTGGTGGTGCAACTGCACAAGGCCAATTGGGCGTGGTTTGCGGCGGCGCTTGTCACAATGGCCCTCTTCGTTTTGGGTCGGGGAGGGATCCTGGGCCGCTTTGCGCGGACCGGTGCTCTCCCCATGGAAAAGGCGGACTTCCGCACGGTTTGGATGTTGCAGCCGCGGGGGTTGGTCAACGCAGTATTGGCTATGCAGGCCACCCACAAGCTTGGGGGGCTCGACCTTCTCCCCGTGGTTTCCATCATCATCGTGGTCTCCAACCTCCTGGTGGTGTTAGGGCTGCGGGGCCGCCCACTGGCTAACAGCGCCTAGGTTGGCTGGACAGGGAAGCTGTTTTCTCTACCGCACCTGCCGGGTTGCCGCGGGTGCCAGGGAGCGGTACTGCTCCAAACCCGCCAGAAAAACCTCTGCGGCCCGTTCCAGCTTGGGAACTTCCAACACGTACGCGATGCGCACCTCATCTCTGCCGGCACCGGGTGTGGCGTAAAAACCGGAAGCAGGGGCCACCATGACGGTTTCGCCTTGGTAGGAAAAGTCCCGCAGAAACCACGCGGCCAGCTCATCGGCGTCGTCAATGCCTTGCATTTTCACGATCATGTAAAAGGCACCTCGGGGTTTGCGCAGGACGATGCCTGGGGCCGCGGTAAGCTTGTCGTACAGCACATCGCGCCGGCGCTGGTACTCCTCCCGCACCGCGGCAAAGTACTCCTCCCCCAGCTGGTAGGCGGCAACGGCACCCAGCTGCTCCAAAGTGGGGGGGCAAAGCCGCGCCTGGCCCAGCTTCAAGCACGCGGCCATCACCTGGGGGTTTCTGGTGATAAGCGCCCCCACCCGCGCGCCGCACGCCGAAAAGCGCTTGGACACCGAGTCCACCACGATGACCCGCGATTCCATGCCAGGAAGCTCTAAGGCGGAGGTGTGCACCCGGCCGTCGTAGGTGAACTCCTTATAGACCTCGTCGGCAATGAGGAAGAGGTCGTGCTTCTGGCACAGGGCCGCCACCCGCTCCAGCTCCTCGCGGGTGAGCACGGTGCCGGTGGGGTTGTTGGGGGAGCACAGCAGGAAAGCGCGGGTGCGGGGGGATATGGCCCCTTCCAGCACCTCATCCGGGGGCAGGTGGAAGCCGTCTTCGGCGTGGGTGCGCACCGGCACCAAGCGCAGGTTGGCCATTTGCGCGTAGCCGTTGTAGTTGGTGTAAAAGGGCTCGGGAACGATGATTTCGTCGCCCTCGTCGGCCACCACGTTGAAGGCAAAGAGGATGGCCTCGGAACCTCCGGTGGTGATCAGCACCTCATTGGGGCGCAGGTGGACGCGGTAGCGGGAAAAGTACTCGCACACCGCGTCTTTAAGCGCCGGCAGTCCATCGGAAGGCCCGTAGGCCAGCACCGGTTCCGAAAAGTGAGCTACGGCATGGAGGAACTCGGGAGGTGTGGGGAGATCGGGTTGGCCGATGTTGAGGTGGTACACGTGAATGCCTCGCCTCTTGGCCTCAACGCTTAACGGTGCCAGCTTGCGGATGGGGGACTCCTGCATGGCCCGGGCGCGACGAGAAACTTGCATGGCGCCTCCTTTTCGGCCCGGAGCACCGGGCGGTGGCAGGGTAGCGCGACGTACTGCTTTTTGGCAAGCTTATGGGCAGGGAGACACCTCCATGGGCACCCAGCTCATCTTGATCCGCCACGGGGAAGCAGCGGGAGCAAACTTCCCGGGAAGCGATGCCGATCGCCCTTTGACCGAAGTGGGCGAGCGCCAGGCCCAGGCGGTGGCGGCAAACCTTTCCCGCCTGAACCTCAAGCTTTCCCGCCTCTTTGCTAGCCCCCTCCGCCGCGCCCAGCAAACCGCCGAAGCGCTCAAGGAGGCAGGACTGGTGGAGAGCGTGGAGGTTTGCGAGGTGCTGTTGCCGGAAAAGGGCGTGGGGGCTTTGGTGGCTTTTTTAGCGACCCTTGGCGAGGGCGTCTTTGCTTTCGTAGGCCACGAGCCCTTGCTTTCGGAAACCGTGGAAACCCTATGTTTTGGGGCTCCCCACGGCACTCTCGCCTTCGGCAAGGGCTCTTTTTGCGTTCTCGAAAAAGACGACGGCAACTGGCGGCTGGTGGCGTTGCTTCCCTCCCGGTGGCTCTTTTAGGCAGTCCCCTGGTTGAGGGAGAAAGATAAACAGCGGCGAGGCGCTTTGCCGAACGGCTACCGTCACAAGCCACAGGATTTACAACGCGCAGGCCACATTGCCAGCTCATTTGCTGCTCGCCGGGGCGGCTCGCCGGGCTTGGGAATAAAGAAACGGCGGCGGCTGGTTAATATCATTAGCTATGCTAATGAGTGTTTTACTCCAGCCGCGACCGCCTCCGAAAGGAACGACACGAACCGGGTCTTTAACGTGCAAGAAAGAAAGGAGGAAACCATGAAGCGATGGATGCTTGGACTGGCTTTGCTGGCCATGGCAACGGCTTGGGGATTGGCGGAAAAAGCCAAGGGTGTGAGCTATCCGGAGGGGTACCGGCGCTGGTACCACGTGAAAACCTTAGTGCTCCAGGCAGGACACCCGCTTTACGACGCTTTTGGCGGTATACACCACGTGTACGCCAACGAAAAGGCCAAGCAGGGACTCAGCACCGGGAAGTACGCCAACGGTGCGGTGTTTGTGTTTGACCTGCTGGAGGCACCGGTAGAGGGCAACGCGCTTTCAGAGGGCTCGCGCAAGGTGCTGGCGGTGATGGAAAAGGACAGCAA is part of the Thermoanaerobaculum aquaticum genome and harbors:
- a CDS encoding glycosyltransferase family protein, with product MSDFHQRGPITTLPRLVSRDLAAREQELAVFAQTTPLVLVIPCLISELEQPALAGILAELNHAPYVDTLLISLDRADAEGFARALDYFGHLTCRTVVLWNDAEEIQELVGEIEAGIGRLAPRGKGRAVWMALGYLIAEGRARAVAFHDADVLDYSRSLLANLVTPVLHPLLPFDFAKAYYARFSNQLHGRVTRLLVRPLLQALGDVVGRHPYLSYLAAFRYPLSGELCFTTDLARGVRIPGDWGLEIGLLFEILRHRSPRRICQVDVADRFDHKHQELSPNDASAGLHRMAVDIVKHLLRTFSAAGVVLNEGAFKSMRVAYQRYAEDAVADSFAVATFNGLAFDRHAEEEAVETFSRALAEGCEQFVADPLGTPPLPNWERVLSALPNLGSRLVQSVQKLGGILEPKGSSRA
- a CDS encoding cation:proton antiporter domain-containing protein; translated protein: MTVHAFLALLGGLLVLAFVAEGAFNRLRIPPVLVLMACGFLLGPVFKLLPVAAFLEVAPHFGALAFLLILFEGGLDLHLPEVIHRFSSGARLASFGFVMSAFFAAGVGLAFGWPLASAVLFGLVVAPISGAVVLPLAPRLGLPQGLATVVVLEGALADVFGVLGVSVALQFFTGGGLAGLLALGSLAAAAFSVLLALGVGLVWPHALRALREHSYLDVLTFGVALALWGVVETLGASGALAVLAFGLTLANEREILGLLKLPGEGALELEADVTSSLHRFIGQLTFLVRTFFFVFLGVVVQLHKANWAWFAAALVTMALFVLGRGGILGRFARTGALPMEKADFRTVWMLQPRGLVNAVLAMQATHKLGGLDLLPVVSIIIVVSNLLVVLGLRGRPLANSA
- a CDS encoding pyridoxal phosphate-dependent aminotransferase, with the protein product MQVSRRARAMQESPIRKLAPLSVEAKRRGIHVYHLNIGQPDLPTPPEFLHAVAHFSEPVLAYGPSDGLPALKDAVCEYFSRYRVHLRPNEVLITTGGSEAILFAFNVVADEGDEIIVPEPFYTNYNGYAQMANLRLVPVRTHAEDGFHLPPDEVLEGAISPRTRAFLLCSPNNPTGTVLTREELERVAALCQKHDLFLIADEVYKEFTYDGRVHTSALELPGMESRVIVVDSVSKRFSACGARVGALITRNPQVMAACLKLGQARLCPPTLEQLGAVAAYQLGEEYFAAVREEYQRRRDVLYDKLTAAPGIVLRKPRGAFYMIVKMQGIDDADELAAWFLRDFSYQGETVMVAPASGFYATPGAGRDEVRIAYVLEVPKLERAAEVFLAGLEQYRSLAPAATRQVR
- the sixA gene encoding phosphohistidine phosphatase SixA is translated as MGTQLILIRHGEAAGANFPGSDADRPLTEVGERQAQAVAANLSRLNLKLSRLFASPLRRAQQTAEALKEAGLVESVEVCEVLLPEKGVGALVAFLATLGEGVFAFVGHEPLLSETVETLCFGAPHGTLAFGKGSFCVLEKDDGNWRLVALLPSRWLF
- a CDS encoding cytochrome P460 family protein — protein: MKRWMLGLALLAMATAWGLAEKAKGVSYPEGYRRWYHVKTLVLQAGHPLYDAFGGIHHVYANEKAKQGLSTGKYANGAVFVFDLLEAPVEGNALSEGSRKVLAVMEKDSNRFADTGGWGFQAFSAGDPQKPIVVNAKEQCFSCHESQKDKDFVFSTWRP